In Aphelocoma coerulescens isolate FSJ_1873_10779 chromosome 3, UR_Acoe_1.0, whole genome shotgun sequence, a single window of DNA contains:
- the HMGN3 gene encoding high mobility group nucleosome-binding domain-containing protein 3 isoform X3, with protein MPKRKPTRRSARLSAKPAPPKPEPKPRKTTKKEPGTKASKGAKGKKDEKQEAAKEGTTPSENGENKAEEAQKTESVGDKNE; from the exons ccCACGAGACGATCAGCAAGACTGTCAGCT AAACCTGCTCCACCAAAACCTGAACCCAAACCAAGGAAAACAACAAAG AAGGAACCTGGGACAAAGGCCAGCAAAGGTGCTAAAGGGAAGAAGGATGAAAAGCAAGAAGCTGCAAAGGAAGGTACTACACCATCTGAAAATGGTGAAAATAAAGCTGAAGAG GCTCAGAAAACTGAATCTGTAGGTGACAAGAATGAATGA
- the HMGN3 gene encoding high mobility group nucleosome-binding domain-containing protein 3 isoform X1 yields the protein MPKRKSPEGAEGKDAAKVTKQEPTRRSARLSAKPAPPKPEPKPRKTTKKEPGTKASKGAKGKKDEKQEAAKEGTTPSENGENKAEEAQKTESVGDKNE from the exons tctcCAGAGGGTGCTGAAGGCAAGGATGCAGCAAAAGTAACTAAACAAGAG ccCACGAGACGATCAGCAAGACTGTCAGCT AAACCTGCTCCACCAAAACCTGAACCCAAACCAAGGAAAACAACAAAG AAGGAACCTGGGACAAAGGCCAGCAAAGGTGCTAAAGGGAAGAAGGATGAAAAGCAAGAAGCTGCAAAGGAAGGTACTACACCATCTGAAAATGGTGAAAATAAAGCTGAAGAG GCTCAGAAAACTGAATCTGTAGGTGACAAGAATGAATGA
- the HMGN3 gene encoding high mobility group nucleosome-binding domain-containing protein 3 isoform X2, which produces MPKRKSPEGAEGKDAAKVTKQEPTRRSARLSAKPAPPKPEPKPRKTTKKEPGTKASKGAKGKKDEKQEAAKEGTTPSENGENKAEEIRISLNC; this is translated from the exons tctcCAGAGGGTGCTGAAGGCAAGGATGCAGCAAAAGTAACTAAACAAGAG ccCACGAGACGATCAGCAAGACTGTCAGCT AAACCTGCTCCACCAAAACCTGAACCCAAACCAAGGAAAACAACAAAG AAGGAACCTGGGACAAAGGCCAGCAAAGGTGCTAAAGGGAAGAAGGATGAAAAGCAAGAAGCTGCAAAGGAAGGTACTACACCATCTGAAAATGGTGAAAATAAAGCTGAAGAG ATTCGCATCTCGCTCAACTGTTAG